One genomic segment of Petrotoga sp. 9PWA.NaAc.5.4 includes these proteins:
- a CDS encoding carbohydrate kinase family protein yields the protein MKRTEFVSVMGGINIDVKGYPYESLELRTSNPGTVFYSSGGVARNIAHNLSKLSIPVKIFGAIGKDTFGEIISKELEKLGIITKGIKVSNSFKTGSYLAILNEKRDMYVSISDMEILSDVNEVYIEKCKDDILESKILFLDTNLNVSVINYALNLVKSKNIQTIINAVSIKKAKKLLHVTENIDFLTMNFIELESIMGKNLDFYEKDTIKDKLKDTFPNVSNIIITNGELGIYFVDNFKREIAFFQVDELSETEIVDSNGAGDAFTAGVIYGLYKNESIENCITYGINASRITLKSLKTVADELSETLIKNKN from the coding sequence ATGAAGAGAACAGAGTTTGTATCTGTGATGGGTGGAATAAATATTGATGTAAAAGGATATCCTTATGAATCCTTAGAACTAAGAACATCTAACCCAGGAACTGTGTTCTACTCTTCTGGTGGAGTGGCTCGAAATATTGCTCATAATTTATCAAAGTTGAGTATACCTGTAAAAATTTTTGGAGCTATTGGGAAAGATACTTTTGGAGAAATAATTTCAAAAGAATTAGAAAAATTAGGCATAATAACTAAAGGTATAAAAGTTTCAAACTCTTTTAAAACAGGAAGTTATTTAGCTATACTAAACGAAAAAAGAGATATGTATGTTTCCATTTCAGACATGGAAATATTAAGCGATGTTAATGAAGTATATATCGAGAAATGCAAGGACGACATATTAGAATCTAAAATATTATTTTTGGACACTAATTTAAATGTATCAGTTATTAATTATGCATTAAATTTAGTAAAAAGTAAAAATATACAAACAATTATAAATGCAGTATCAATAAAAAAAGCGAAAAAATTATTGCATGTGACTGAAAATATTGATTTTTTAACCATGAATTTTATAGAATTAGAATCTATTATGGGAAAAAATTTAGATTTCTACGAAAAAGATACTATAAAAGATAAATTAAAAGATACCTTTCCAAATGTATCAAATATAATAATTACAAACGGAGAATTAGGTATTTATTTTGTTGATAATTTTAAAAGAGAAATAGCATTTTTTCAAGTTGATGAATTAAGTGAAACAGAAATAGTTGATTCCAACGGAGCAGGGGATGCTTTTACAGCTGGAGTTATATACGGTCTTTATAAAAATGAAAGTATAGAAAATTGCATAACTTATGGTATTAATGCGTCAAGAATAACCCTAAAAAGTTTAAAAACCGTAGCCGATGAACTAAGTGAAACGTTAATAAAAAATAAAAATTAA
- a CDS encoding aldo/keto reductase: MEKRMLGKTKEELSIIGLDLKELIKFDDSQAVKNIIEKFILNGVNFFEISPAYKELDEKIVFCINHHRDKLFISGRTKARNRNDAIEDIKLLLNEFNLQYLDLIQLDDVKNGEEIQTIFGPEGALEFLFEAKNQGLIKYVGFSTNKEEIGLKLIDSYDFDVVTFPLDWKKWYLGIGGSLLSKSKEKEIGIIIYQNFIKRLSKVNHEKKISEFVYIPQESYEEVETQLRFSLSKPITSVLCASHISILEWLLKAVDNFTTLTLSEEELLRRNCQRIESAINFGDENL; the protein is encoded by the coding sequence ATGGAAAAAAGAATGCTTGGAAAAACTAAAGAAGAATTGTCTATAATAGGATTAGATTTGAAAGAATTAATAAAGTTTGATGACTCTCAAGCAGTTAAAAATATTATAGAAAAGTTTATTCTAAACGGGGTAAATTTTTTTGAAATTTCTCCGGCATATAAAGAGTTAGATGAAAAAATAGTTTTTTGTATAAATCATCATAGAGACAAGCTTTTTATTTCTGGCAGAACAAAAGCACGTAATAGAAATGATGCTATAGAAGATATAAAACTTCTTTTAAATGAATTTAATTTGCAATACCTTGATCTTATTCAATTAGATGATGTCAAAAATGGCGAAGAAATTCAGACAATTTTTGGACCTGAAGGTGCGTTGGAGTTTTTGTTTGAAGCTAAGAATCAAGGGTTAATAAAATATGTAGGATTTTCTACTAATAAAGAAGAAATTGGTCTTAAACTTATTGACAGTTATGATTTTGATGTAGTTACTTTTCCCTTAGATTGGAAAAAATGGTATCTTGGAATTGGAGGAAGCTTATTATCAAAATCAAAGGAAAAAGAAATCGGAATAATCATTTATCAGAACTTTATAAAAAGGTTGTCTAAAGTAAATCATGAGAAAAAGATCTCTGAATTTGTATATATTCCTCAAGAATCCTACGAAGAAGTAGAAACACAACTTCGATTTTCTTTATCTAAACCTATTACGTCAGTATTATGTGCAAGTCATATCTCTATTTTAGAATGGCTTTTGAAAGCTGTCGATAACTTTACAACTTTAACTTTGTCTGAAGAAGAATTGCTAAGAAGAAACTGTCAGAGAATAGAATCAGCAATTAACTTTGGAGATGAAAATTTATAA
- a CDS encoding beta-L-arabinofuranosidase domain-containing protein has protein sequence MKKELLIMFSLIFLSLISFALPEINFNHLEFLRDEFQVEGQTKIGYWIYAEKFGDKYIHTEAKGEGVTCVDDVARVAILYTELYKIDNKAFYLQRAKEALDFVMAFQDTDGDFYNFVFSDGKINKQGITSRKSANWWAARAFWSIANAIEIFEVDKEFQEQLINSAKLSYNFLSKSLDENYFLNHNSDVSSVFLLGVIEYYKYTKDEKVKELAVKVGDSILKTQILEGFLTGAYNEGENILLWHSWGSRQAEALLELYKITQDQRYLDSAEIIADEFYPVLLSLGPIYEITEYIRLYPQIAYAVEPIISTLTKLYEVTNEEQYASMAALFGGFYERNNHLNTPMYGPNGEGYDSLHSVYINSNAGAESTICALLSLARIKTLPSEFQELTQAIIISGRKAHLFEVEKMNTGIYSFTLENINNVVLKTDESIRVRQTIDNFYPGTYEIFVSGIFEPNTNFKVTSGDHSIEGTIKSSKDINSLGVINMNKNEIILYFKPDNGHIYIDQVILKPIDPLFVYKFKDNYYEFTKEGTIQVEYEPTEIKSQYVQKVEVSTEKINESYVLNLDELFNNDGIVNFSNRKSGNFDNFEGVIGAKYPAEEIQKLLEKDIYYFENEDVYFKFKIEGKDNLICTSQEIYLKDFEQIVNYLYIVGSSDHGNYEGTLTIVYEDELIEEQQIYFSDWCQQPFYGEEVLMELSYRYDSLGNKENINPKLYLLKIPLRNVPINSIYLPQIPTMHIFAISAK, from the coding sequence GTGAAGAAGGAGTTATTAATCATGTTTTCATTGATATTTTTGTCCCTAATTTCTTTTGCTTTACCCGAAATAAATTTTAATCATTTGGAATTTTTAAGAGATGAATTTCAAGTAGAAGGGCAAACAAAAATAGGTTACTGGATTTATGCAGAAAAATTTGGTGATAAATATATCCATACAGAAGCTAAAGGAGAAGGAGTTACCTGTGTGGATGATGTAGCACGTGTCGCTATATTATACACAGAACTTTACAAAATCGACAATAAAGCGTTTTATTTGCAAAGAGCGAAAGAAGCTTTAGATTTTGTCATGGCTTTTCAAGATACAGACGGAGATTTTTATAATTTTGTTTTTTCAGATGGAAAAATAAACAAGCAAGGAATAACAAGTAGAAAATCAGCCAATTGGTGGGCGGCAAGAGCGTTTTGGTCTATTGCAAATGCCATAGAGATATTCGAAGTAGATAAAGAATTTCAAGAGCAACTGATAAATTCTGCAAAGTTATCGTACAATTTTTTGTCAAAAAGTTTAGACGAAAATTACTTTTTAAACCATAATTCAGATGTCTCATCGGTATTTTTACTGGGAGTTATAGAATATTATAAATATACGAAAGATGAAAAAGTTAAAGAATTAGCTGTTAAGGTAGGAGATTCTATTTTAAAAACACAAATATTAGAAGGATTTTTAACAGGTGCTTATAACGAAGGTGAAAATATTTTATTATGGCATAGTTGGGGCAGTAGGCAAGCAGAAGCTTTATTAGAGCTTTATAAAATTACTCAGGACCAGAGATACTTGGATTCTGCCGAAATTATTGCAGATGAATTTTATCCAGTATTACTTTCTTTGGGACCTATTTATGAAATAACCGAGTATATTAGATTATACCCTCAAATAGCTTATGCAGTCGAACCAATCATCTCTACTTTGACAAAATTATACGAAGTTACAAATGAAGAACAATACGCGTCTATGGCTGCCCTTTTTGGTGGGTTCTATGAAAGAAATAATCATTTGAATACTCCTATGTACGGACCGAACGGAGAAGGATACGATTCTTTGCATTCTGTATATATAAATAGTAATGCCGGTGCAGAGTCAACAATTTGTGCATTATTAAGTTTAGCAAGAATCAAAACTCTTCCTTCAGAGTTCCAAGAATTAACGCAAGCAATAATAATCTCTGGAAGGAAAGCCCATCTATTTGAGGTTGAAAAAATGAATACAGGAATATACAGTTTTACTCTCGAAAACATAAATAATGTGGTTCTGAAAACTGACGAAAGTATTAGAGTCAGACAAACTATAGATAACTTTTACCCGGGTACTTATGAAATATTTGTTAGTGGCATTTTTGAACCTAATACAAATTTTAAAGTAACATCGGGAGATCATTCCATCGAAGGAACTATAAAATCATCAAAAGACATAAATAGCTTGGGAGTAATAAACATGAATAAAAATGAGATAATATTATATTTCAAACCAGACAACGGCCACATATACATAGATCAAGTTATTTTAAAACCTATCGATCCTCTTTTTGTTTACAAGTTCAAAGATAATTACTATGAATTTACAAAAGAAGGCACAATACAAGTAGAATATGAACCAACGGAGATAAAAAGCCAGTATGTTCAAAAAGTAGAAGTATCTACCGAGAAAATAAATGAAAGCTATGTATTGAATTTAGATGAATTATTTAATAATGACGGGATAGTTAATTTCTCAAACAGGAAGTCAGGAAATTTTGATAACTTTGAGGGAGTTATAGGTGCAAAATATCCCGCAGAAGAGATTCAAAAATTATTAGAAAAGGATATTTATTATTTTGAAAATGAAGATGTTTATTTTAAGTTTAAAATCGAGGGTAAAGATAACTTAATTTGTACTTCTCAGGAAATATATTTAAAAGATTTTGAACAAATAGTAAATTACTTATATATAGTAGGTTCCAGTGATCACGGAAATTATGAAGGTACCTTGACAATAGTCTATGAAGACGAATTAATTGAAGAGCAACAGATATATTTTTCAGATTGGTGTCAACAACCATTTTATGGTGAAGAAGTGTTGATGGAATTAAGTTATAGATACGATAGCTTAGGAAATAAAGAAAATATTAATCCCAAACTTTACTTATTGAAAATTCCACTAAGAAACGTGCCGATAAATTCAATATATTTGCCTCAAATACCTACAATGCATATATTTGCGATTTCTGCAAAATAA
- a CDS encoding LacI family DNA-binding transcriptional regulator, with product MPTIDDVAKLSGVSIATVSRVLNGKNGVSDKAKEAVLRAIEELDYKPSGIARNLANKRSSFNIGILISQRIERILNTKDLFGIREFYSTVLTGIESYAKENNINLSLKTFENCEKNFIRSTEGLLIIGGDKLPSCIKNMEIPKVLVDNYIPSMKVDSIISNGFDGAYYAIKKIIERGYKKIAHIHGSLTFYGFRNRYEGYVAAMSEKGLLPQTFECDETRDGIFYALNLALSKNPEIIFASNDVIALIILDELKKMKIKVPDDIQLIGFDDIISSSISEPKLSTLKVFKYEMGNIAVSRLIDLINGKNPHPAVISLFTTFVERESTIQK from the coding sequence TTGCCTACAATAGATGACGTAGCAAAATTATCTGGAGTCTCTATTGCAACTGTCTCAAGGGTTTTAAATGGGAAAAATGGTGTGTCCGATAAAGCAAAAGAAGCGGTTCTTCGAGCTATAGAAGAATTGGATTATAAGCCTTCTGGAATTGCCAGAAATTTAGCCAACAAAAGAAGCTCATTTAATATAGGTATTTTAATTAGTCAAAGAATCGAAAGGATTCTGAATACGAAAGATCTTTTTGGAATTAGAGAATTCTACTCAACTGTTTTAACAGGAATAGAGTCTTACGCAAAAGAAAATAATATTAATTTAAGTTTGAAAACCTTTGAAAACTGTGAAAAAAATTTTATTCGATCAACGGAGGGGCTTTTAATAATTGGTGGAGATAAGTTACCAAGTTGTATAAAAAACATGGAAATTCCTAAAGTCTTGGTGGATAATTATATTCCAAGTATGAAGGTGGATTCAATTATCTCTAATGGTTTTGATGGAGCTTATTATGCAATTAAAAAAATAATAGAAAGAGGCTATAAAAAAATCGCTCATATACATGGTTCTTTAACTTTTTATGGTTTTAGAAATAGATACGAAGGATATGTCGCTGCTATGTCTGAAAAAGGATTATTACCTCAAACATTCGAGTGTGACGAAACACGAGACGGAATTTTTTATGCTCTTAATTTAGCTTTGTCAAAAAATCCAGAAATAATTTTTGCTTCAAATGATGTAATAGCTTTAATAATTCTAGACGAATTGAAAAAAATGAAAATTAAAGTTCCAGATGATATTCAATTGATAGGATTCGATGACATAATATCATCTTCTATTTCTGAGCCAAAATTATCTACTTTAAAAGTGTTCAAATATGAAATGGGAAACATTGCAGTAAGTAGGTTGATAGATTTGATCAACGGTAAAAATCCTCATCCGGCTGTCATATCTCTTTTTACTACTTTTGTAGAAAGAGAAAGTACTATTCAAAAGTAG
- a CDS encoding extracellular solute-binding protein, which translates to MKKLSVLLLIVLISTFALSQTKLVFWTAPNPQQEAFWKEVVAEYESLHPEIDIEWSTIPAAGSSEEAILTAIASGRAPDISTNIFSGFAAQLVEIDQLMELDKLEGFDELVETRKMRSIIEGWQINGKNYVIPIYSNPILMWWRSSLLKEAGFENPPRTYSEIYEFSKNFVIPKERYSVQIIQGRNWWDRWFDFITYYYAASGGKSYVDTSKGRATFNDEAGKQVAEFINTMFRNEWTAVDLGSNPFYIGAIAGGLRGPWEISFAQTQFPDIVSDIVISAPPVPDSYPQDEPIYTFADAKGLVIFKTTKHPKEAWDFVKWVFSREDFDLKWLEYTKMPPAREDLLTNDIFKDFWDQNPLAAQYAKYVPYAIPPATISMTVDVQDLMTVELVEPLMYGFKSPQKALDDAVKAINRILW; encoded by the coding sequence ATGAAAAAGTTATCAGTATTATTGTTAATAGTTTTAATATCAACATTTGCTTTGTCTCAAACAAAACTTGTGTTCTGGACAGCGCCAAATCCACAGCAAGAAGCTTTTTGGAAAGAAGTTGTAGCGGAATATGAATCTTTACATCCTGAAATAGATATTGAATGGTCTACTATTCCAGCAGCTGGTAGTTCTGAAGAAGCGATATTGACAGCAATTGCATCTGGAAGAGCTCCTGATATTTCTACAAATATTTTTTCAGGATTTGCTGCACAATTAGTTGAAATAGATCAGCTCATGGAATTAGATAAACTTGAGGGCTTTGATGAATTGGTTGAAACAAGAAAGATGAGAAGTATCATTGAAGGATGGCAAATAAATGGCAAGAATTATGTAATACCTATTTATTCAAATCCCATTTTGATGTGGTGGCGGTCTTCTCTATTAAAGGAAGCTGGATTTGAAAACCCACCAAGAACCTACAGTGAAATATACGAATTTTCTAAAAATTTTGTTATACCAAAGGAAAGGTATTCAGTTCAAATTATTCAAGGAAGAAATTGGTGGGATAGATGGTTTGATTTTATTACTTATTATTACGCAGCAAGTGGAGGAAAATCATATGTAGATACATCAAAGGGTAGAGCAACATTTAACGATGAAGCTGGAAAGCAAGTTGCAGAGTTTATAAATACTATGTTTAGAAACGAATGGACAGCTGTTGATCTTGGCTCTAATCCTTTCTACATTGGTGCTATAGCTGGAGGTTTAAGAGGTCCTTGGGAAATATCTTTTGCTCAAACTCAATTTCCAGATATAGTAAGTGATATTGTTATTTCTGCTCCACCTGTTCCTGACAGTTATCCTCAAGATGAACCTATTTACACTTTTGCAGATGCAAAGGGACTTGTAATTTTTAAAACAACTAAACATCCAAAAGAAGCTTGGGATTTTGTAAAATGGGTTTTTTCAAGAGAAGATTTCGATCTAAAATGGCTTGAATACACAAAGATGCCGCCTGCAAGAGAAGACTTACTCACAAACGATATTTTTAAAGATTTCTGGGATCAAAACCCCTTAGCAGCTCAATATGCTAAATACGTTCCTTATGCTATTCCACCAGCAACAATTTCAATGACAGTTGATGTACAAGATTTAATGACCGTTGAGTTAGTGGAACCCTTAATGTATGGATTTAAAAGCCCGCAAAAGGCTTTGGATGATGCGGTTAAGGCAATAAATAGAATCCTTTGGTAA
- a CDS encoding carbohydrate ABC transporter permease, with product MAKKLTNLAKREARKGLGISSIYLVYTAIFWGYPFVWLFILLFSRWKFVGTPKFAGLYNIQRVLTDPLFWKTVGNVFRFMLYYIPLVLLGSLLFAIALNKLKVGKTFVALSFLVANVSSGVAYSIMFSNLFSVNGPINRTLYNLFGITIPWFTSPQLAMFSISLIVIWKFIGYYGLILYAGLTAIPKSLYEAAELDGAGNLTKFFRITLPLLNPSIVMVMVLAITLAFGIFTEPYMITGGGPMRSTLTPMMHMITTAFQRMDPTYAATMAVFVAGISFGMIWVVRKIMEREVDLV from the coding sequence ATGGCTAAAAAGTTGACAAATTTAGCGAAAAGGGAAGCGAGAAAAGGTTTAGGCATATCTTCGATATATCTTGTATATACTGCAATATTTTGGGGTTATCCATTTGTATGGTTGTTTATCCTCCTTTTTTCGAGATGGAAATTTGTAGGTACTCCTAAATTTGCTGGTTTATATAATATTCAGAGGGTCTTAACAGACCCTCTTTTTTGGAAAACTGTTGGTAATGTGTTCCGATTCATGCTCTATTATATTCCTCTTGTTTTACTGGGTTCTTTACTTTTTGCTATAGCTCTTAATAAACTTAAAGTTGGTAAAACCTTTGTTGCTTTGTCTTTCTTAGTTGCAAATGTGTCATCAGGAGTCGCCTATTCTATTATGTTTTCAAATTTATTTTCTGTAAATGGTCCTATAAATAGAACTCTTTACAATCTTTTTGGAATAACCATACCTTGGTTCACAAGTCCACAATTGGCAATGTTTTCAATTTCATTGATAGTTATTTGGAAGTTCATAGGATATTATGGATTGATATTATATGCGGGTCTTACTGCTATTCCAAAATCTTTGTACGAAGCAGCGGAGTTAGATGGAGCCGGAAATTTAACAAAATTTTTTAGAATTACGCTTCCTCTATTAAATCCATCTATAGTGATGGTTATGGTTTTAGCTATAACTTTAGCCTTTGGAATATTTACAGAACCTTATATGATAACAGGAGGAGGTCCTATGAGAAGTACTCTGACTCCCATGATGCATATGATAACAACTGCTTTTCAAAGAATGGATCCAACTTATGCAGCAACAATGGCTGTATTTGTAGCAGGTATAAGTTTTGGAATGATTTGGGTTGTGAGGAAAATTATGGAAAGAGAAGTTGATTTAGTATGA
- a CDS encoding carbohydrate ABC transporter permease, whose product MKNQKIKTSNIILHIVMFGLALIWLYPYLWLFLASVKPSAEIYTRFLPSKFTLEHFKFILESAERMNRPFIRAFFNSLFVSVTVTVCVLISSAIIAFALSKYRFKAREGIFNFLIFQMVFPGFMFTIPMYILVRNLHLLNSYGALIIPFIMSSWGIFMMTQSFKGTPNDYIEAAKIDGASDLFIIFRIMLPLNNSVMAIVGLFTFIGIWDNFMWPLIVIQDYYKMPLSVLLATFNHEYGAYIGPVMAGSVIQTIPMVLIFIIFRKAFLQGISMSLK is encoded by the coding sequence ATGAAAAATCAAAAAATAAAGACAAGTAATATTATTTTGCATATTGTTATGTTTGGTTTAGCTCTAATTTGGTTGTATCCATATTTATGGCTATTTTTAGCTTCAGTAAAGCCATCGGCGGAAATTTACACAAGGTTTTTACCTTCTAAATTTACTTTGGAACATTTTAAATTTATATTGGAAAGTGCCGAAAGGATGAATAGACCTTTTATAAGAGCATTTTTTAACAGTTTATTTGTATCTGTGACTGTAACTGTATGTGTTCTAATAAGTTCTGCGATAATTGCATTTGCATTATCAAAATATAGATTTAAAGCAAGGGAGGGAATATTTAATTTTCTTATTTTTCAAATGGTTTTTCCCGGTTTTATGTTTACAATCCCCATGTATATACTTGTAAGAAATTTACATTTATTAAATTCTTATGGAGCTTTAATAATACCTTTTATAATGAGCAGCTGGGGTATTTTTATGATGACTCAAAGTTTTAAAGGCACTCCTAATGATTATATAGAAGCAGCAAAAATAGACGGAGCTTCAGATTTATTCATCATTTTTAGGATAATGCTTCCTTTAAATAATTCTGTTATGGCAATTGTAGGTTTATTTACTTTTATTGGAATATGGGATAATTTTATGTGGCCTCTTATAGTAATACAAGATTACTATAAAATGCCATTATCTGTTTTGCTTGCTACTTTCAATCATGAGTATGGAGCATATATAGGTCCTGTAATGGCAGGTTCAGTTATTCAAACTATACCGATGGTTTTAATATTTATAATATTTAGAAAAGCATTTTTGCAAGGTATCTCAATGTCTTTAAAATAA
- a CDS encoding glycosidase, translated as MNLKLKRHTANPLFGPNPMHLWESRFVFNPAVVYDGEIFHMLYRAQGEDMVSRIGYAVSADGVHFNRMEKPAFEPSDQTELYGVEDPRITYLKGKYYMCYTAYSPKNISIAMASTKNFITWERYGIVLPESPNKDAALFPEKVEGKYVLIHRLEPDIWFAYSDDLIHWNNYKKVASPREKYWDNLKIGAGGPPLKTPYGWLFLYHGVQDDIRPIYRLGFMLLDLKDPSKVLKRSEEPILEPKESWEVFGGVPNVVFSDALVEYKNQYYIYYGAADNYIALATISKDEVYQWINE; from the coding sequence TTGAACTTAAAATTAAAAAGACATACTGCAAACCCTCTGTTTGGGCCTAACCCTATGCATCTTTGGGAATCAAGGTTTGTTTTTAATCCTGCTGTAGTATACGACGGAGAAATTTTTCATATGTTGTACAGAGCTCAAGGAGAAGATATGGTTTCAAGAATAGGATATGCTGTAAGCGCAGATGGGGTGCATTTTAACAGAATGGAAAAACCCGCTTTTGAACCATCCGATCAAACAGAATTGTATGGAGTAGAAGATCCCAGGATAACTTATTTAAAAGGAAAATATTATATGTGTTACACAGCTTACTCTCCAAAAAACATTAGTATTGCTATGGCTTCAACAAAAAACTTTATAACCTGGGAAAGATATGGAATAGTTTTACCAGAAAGTCCTAACAAAGATGCCGCATTGTTTCCAGAAAAAGTCGAAGGAAAGTATGTATTAATCCACAGATTAGAACCCGATATTTGGTTTGCATATTCAGATGATTTAATACATTGGAATAATTACAAAAAAGTTGCCTCACCACGTGAAAAGTATTGGGATAATTTGAAGATTGGTGCAGGTGGTCCTCCTTTAAAGACACCTTATGGATGGTTGTTTTTATACCATGGTGTTCAAGATGACATTAGACCAATATATAGACTTGGTTTTATGCTCTTAGATTTAAAAGATCCATCAAAAGTTTTAAAAAGAAGCGAAGAACCTATTTTAGAACCTAAAGAAAGTTGGGAGGTATTCGGTGGAGTGCCAAATGTTGTCTTTTCTGATGCTTTAGTTGAATATAAAAATCAATATTATATCTATTATGGAGCAGCTGATAACTACATTGCATTGGCAACTATAAGTAAAGATGAAGTTTATCAGTGGATAAATGAATAA